In Portunus trituberculatus isolate SZX2019 chromosome 24, ASM1759143v1, whole genome shotgun sequence, a single genomic region encodes these proteins:
- the LOC123508386 gene encoding fibrous sheath CABYR-binding protein-like, giving the protein MKVTPKGYAPQSDASEKHAPQSDAPMKIVPEGYAPMKVAPEGYAPESDAPEKHAPQSDATMKIAPEGYAPEKDAPIKVVPEGYAPEKDAPMKVAPEGYAPESDAPEKHAPQSDATMKIAPEGYAPENDAPIKVVPEGYAPEKDAPMKVAPEGYAPESDAPEKHAPQSDATENDTTEKHAPESKAPQSDAPEKHPSEIHAPEKHTPDSDSPESHAPEKHAPKKHAPEKHAPESDAAEKHPSESDALKKHAPESDAAEKHPSESDALKKHAPDSDAAEKHPPESDAPENHAPVSDAPKSHAPEKHAPESDVPEKHAPESEAPENHAPENDSPESDAPEKHAPQSDAPESDTPENYAPETDAPAPQSDVPMKVTPEGYTPKNDAPEKHAPESYAPEKHAPKSDATMKVAPEGYAPEKHASESDAPEKHAPQNDTTESDTPEKHTPESNTPESDAPEKHPSENHAPEKHVPDSDAPESHAPESDVPKKHAPEKHAPESDAAEKHPPESDTPESDAPENDAPKKHAPESDAPEKHAPENDAPEKHAPESDGPEKHAPENDSPESDASEKHAPKSDAPEKHANGSDTPEKHAPMKFAPEGYGPEKHAPVNDAPVKNDLDSDAPEKNYPESDAPTKVAPKGYAPESDAPENHAPEKHAQESDTPEKHAPESDVPGSDAPESDAPEKPAPIKVVPEGYAPEKHPPENDVPESDAPMKVHPPESDVPESDALGSDAPEKHHPENAPESDAPENHTLESDAPEKHAPESDAPEKHPPENDAPEKNAPMNVAPEGYVPESDAPESDDLEKHAPESDAPEEHPPENDAPGKNAPESDAPMKVDPEGYAPESDAPENHAPGSDAPENHAPGSDAPGSDAPEKHAPGSDAPEKHALESDAPESDALTKDALEKASSKKNASKQNVAPGNDATNYDPKDHIEKDGPEKKNAPQDAPEDAPARDVPEDYPKNASENHAPEYVPKKDAGEKDGPGMTSEDHVAKKPTQLIFP; this is encoded by the coding sequence ATGAAGGTTACTCCTAAGGGTTATGCTCCTCAGAGTGATGCTTCTGAGAAGCATGCTCCTCAGAGTGATGCTCCTATGAAGATTGTTCCTGAGGGTTATGCTCCTATGAAGGTTGCTCCTGAGGGTTATGCTCCTGAGAGTGATGCTCCTGAGAAGCATGCTCCTCAGAGTGATGCTACTATGAAGATTGCTCCTGAGGGTTATGCTCCTGAGAAAGATGCTCCTATAAAGGTTGTTCCTGAGGGTTATGCTCCTGAGAAAGATGCTCCTATGAAGGTTGCTCCTGAGGGTTATGCTCCTGAGAGTGATGCTCCTGAGAAGCATGCTCCTCAGAGTGATGCTACTATGAAGATTGCTCCTGAGGGTTATGCTCCTGAGAATGATGCTCCTATAAAGGTTGTTCCTGAGGGTTATGCTCCTGAGAAAGATGCTCCTATGAAGGTTGCTCCTGAGGGTTATGCTCCTGAGAGTGATGCTCCTGAGAAACATGCTCCTCAGAGTGATGCTACTGAGAATGATACTACAGAGAAGCATGCTCCAGAGAGTAAAGCTCCTCAGAGTGATGCTCCTGAGAAGCATCCTTCTGAGATTCATGCTCCTGAAAAGCATACTCCAGATAGTGATTCTCCTGAGAGTCATGCTCCTGAGAAGCATGCTCCTAAGAAGCATGCACCTGAGAAGCATGCTCCAGAGAGTGATGCTGCTGAGAAGCATCCTTCTGAGAGTGATGCTCTTAAGAAGCATGCTCCAGAGAGTGATGCTGCTGAGAAGCATCCTTCTGAGAGTGATGCTCTTAAGAAGCATGCTCCAGATAGTGATGCTGCTGAGAAGCATCCTCCTGAGAGTGATGCTCCTGAGAATCATGCTCCAGTGAGTGATGCTCCAAAGAGTCATGCTCCTGAGAAGCATGCTCCAGAGAGTGATGTTCCTGAGAAGCATGCTCCAGAGAGTGAAGCTCCTGAGAACCATGCTCCAGAGAATGATTCTCCTGAGAGTGATGCTCCTGAGAAGCATGCTCCTCAGAGTGATGCTCCAGAGAGTGATACTCCAGAAAACTATGCTCCAGAGACTGATGCTCCTGCTCCTCAGAGTGATGTGCCTATGAAGGTTACTCCTGAGGGTTATACTCCTAAGAATGATGCTCCTGAGAAGCATGCTCCTGAGAGTTATGCTCCTGAGAAGCATGCTCCTAAGAGTGATGCTACTATGAAGGTTGCTCCTGAGGGTTATGCTCCTGAGAAGCATGCTTCTGAGAGTGATGCTCCTGAGAAGCATGCTCCTCAGAATGATACTACTGAGAGTGATACTCCAGAAAAGCATACTCCAGAGAGTAATACTCCTGAGAGTGATGCTCCTGAGAAACATCCTTCTGAGAATCATGCTCCTGAAAAGCATGTTCCTGATAGTGATGCTCCTGAGAGTCATGCTCCAGAGAGTGATGTTCCTAAGAAGCATGCACCTGAGAAGCATGCTCCAGAGAGTGATGCTGCTGAGAAGCATCCTCCTGAGAGTGATACTCCTGAGAGTGATGCTCCAGAGAATGATGCTCCTAAGAAGCATGCTCCAGAGAGTGATGCTCCTGAGAAGCATGCTCCAGAGAATGATGCTCCTGAGAAGCATGCTCCTGAGAGTGATGGTCCTGAGAAGCATGCTCCAGAGAATGATTCTCCTGAGAGTGATGCTTCTGAGAAGCATGCTCCAAAGAGTGATGCCCCTGAGAAGCATGCTAATGGGAGTGATACTCCTGAGAAGCATGCTCCTATGAAGTTTGCTCCTGAGGGTTATGGTCCTGAAAAGCATGCTCCTGTGAATGATGCTCCTGTGAAGAATGATCTTGACAGTGATGCTCCTGAGAAAAATTATCCTGAGAGTGATGCTCCCACGAAGGTTGCTCCTAAGGGTTATGCTCCTGAGAGTGATGCTCCTGAGAATCATGCTCCTGAGAAGCATGCTCAAGAGAGTGATACTCCTGAAAAGCATGCTCCAGAGAGTGATGTTCCTGGTAGTGATGCTCCTGAGAGTGATGCTCCTGAGAAACCTGCTCCTATTAAGGTTGTTCCTGAGGGTTATGCTCCTGAAAAGCATCCTCCTGAGAATGATGTTCCTGAGAGTGACGCTCCTATGAAGGTTCATCCTCCTGAGAGTGATGTTCCTGAGAGTGATGCTCTTGGGAGTGATGCTCCTGAGAAGCATCATCCTGAGAATGCTCCTGAGAGTGATGCTCCTGAGAATCATACTCTAGAGAGTGATGCTCCTGAGAAGCATGCCCCTGAGAGTGATGCTCCTGAGAAGCATCCTCCTGAGAATGATGCTCCTGAGAAAAATGCTCCTATGAATGTTGCTCCTGAAGGTTATGTTCCTGAGAGTGATGCTCCTGAGAGTGATGATCTTGAGAAGCATGCCCCTGAGAGTGATGCCCCTGAGGAGCATCCTCCTGAGAATGATGCTCCTGGGAAAAATGCTCCTGAGAGTGATGCTCCTATGAAGGTTGATCCTGAGGGTTATGCTCCTGAGAGTGATGCTCCTGAGAATCATGCTCCTGGGAGTGATGCTCCTGAGAATCATGCTCCTGGAAGTGATGCTCCTGGGAGTGATGCTCCTGAGAAGCATGCTCCTGGGAGTGATGCTCCTGAGAAGCATGCTCTTGAGAGTGATGCTCCTGAGAGTGATGCTCTTACGAAGGACGCTCTTGAGAAGGCTTCTTCTAAGAAGAATGCATCTAAACAGAATGTTGCTCCTGGGAATGATGCTACTAATTATGATCCAAAGGATCATATTGAAAAGGATGgtcctgagaaaaaaaatgctccaCAGGATGCTCCTGAAGATGCTCCGGCGAGGGATGTTCCTGAAGATTATCCAAAGAATGCTTCAGAGAATCATGCTCCTGAGTATGTTCCAAAGAAGGATGCTGGAGAGAAGGATGGTCCAGGGATGACGTCAGAGGACCATGTTGCCAAGAAGCCCACCCAGTTGATATTCCCATGA
- the LOC123508389 gene encoding uncharacterized protein LOC123508389, with the protein MKALVFLIVVSITTVLSRPSFPTTHGLSQQSSSHECDYPTLDNQVWRWCYLPLYGRLVGWFYPSPYTYGGGYYYPLITNGLETWYSYPYDSNHYSIGFQPYVDEDTTQQTVWRRPITTADYITKNNAVNIFVGNPFVGKDDKPPTYKEPETIPDKNEMTFLTSKLINILKTLFSTHKEDAENDPPKKTVKTDAEGSTMTNFQKEVSQEIEYTGDKTVEDWPQVMKTQIINEGTEKTVPSEGMAGVPQEPIETAAREEPKAAEEMGDMKIIPHKNVPEDAPQNAPVSNVPQSEPSESETPQEQTPENDTPMKVAPEGYAPEKDAPMKVAPEGYASESDVPEKHASQSDALRVILQKSMLQRVMLLRSMLLRVML; encoded by the exons ATGAAGGCTCTA gtctttctcatCGTTGTGAGCATTACTACCGTCCTTAGCAGACCAAGCTTCCCAACAACCCACGGCCTCTCACAGCAATCTTCCTCACACGAATGTGATTATCCTACACTGGACAATCAAGTATGGAGATGGTGCTATCTTCCGTTGTACGGCCGACTGGTGGGTTGGTTCTATCCATCACCATACACCTATGGGGGAGGATACTATTATCCACTAATTACCAACGGACTGGAAACGTGGTACAGCTATCCTTACG ACAGTAATCACTACAGCATAGGCTTCCAACCATATGTCGACGAGGACACGACCCAGCAGACTGTGTGGCGGCGTCCCATCACCACTGCTGACTACATCACTAAGAACAATGCTGTGAACATTTTTGTTGGGAATCCTTTTGTCGGAAAGGACGACAAACCGCCGACTTACAAGGAGCCAGAGACCATTCCAGACAAAAATGAAATGACTTTCTTAACATCGAAATTGATTAATATTCTTAAAACTCTATTCTCTACTCATAAAGAGGACGCTGAAAATGATCCCCCAAAGAAAACTGTAAAGACTGATGCTGAGGGGAGCACTATGACGAACTTCCAGAAAGAAGTTTCTCAAGAGATTGAATATACGGGTGATAAAACAGTAGAGGACTGGCCTCAGGTTATGAAGACACAGATTATTAATGAGGGTACTGAGAAGACTGTACCTAGTGAGGGCATGGCTGGTGTGCCTCAGGAACCTATAGAGACAGCTGCTCGGGAGGAGCCCAAGGCAGCTGAGGAGATGGGTGATATGAAAATTATTCCACACAAAAACGTTCCTGAGGATGCTCCTCAAAATGCTCCAGTGAGTAATGTTCCTCAGAGTGAACCTTCTGAAAGTGAAACTCCTCAGGAGCAGACTCCTGAGAATGATACTCCTATGAAGGTTGCTCCTGAGGGTTATGCTCCTGAGAAAGATGCTCCCATGAAGGTTGCACCTGAGGGTTATGCCAGTGAGAGTGATGTTCCTGAGAAGCATGCTTCTCAGAGTGATGCCCTGAGAGTGATACTCCAGAAAAGCATGCTCCAGAGGGTGATGCTCCTGAGAAGCATGCTCCTCAGAGTGATGCTCTAG